A window of the Lolium perenne isolate Kyuss_39 chromosome 7, Kyuss_2.0, whole genome shotgun sequence genome harbors these coding sequences:
- the LOC127318084 gene encoding uncharacterized protein produces the protein MTPPPPPPLLLLTHHLTTATAAVSALILHPAPASRKRNRSDDPDPDDDPVLVVPPPPPAPPLPPTSPDHYPLAFRVSAPTFHYLSGLLDPLLSHPFLPPATLLALALARLASGLPYPALADRFRVPPSAPRAASRRLRRVLLANFRFWLAFPTAPTTPTPSCRGALACARFAGPSGPLAAQLVAGASSRILSLAAGFRGDRTDLEVLKLSSLYHEVEQGKLLDPAQYLAGDGTGYPLLRWLMVPFKGPMMPGSPEAEFNAAHKAMCRPARRAVRSLMGWGAVARLHEEESPRAAVTCIGTCAMLHNVLLARDDFSALAPEEEGDEAAICSGAMQSRRDGSAVEQFKVDERAVAMRSALAATVSDWRTHT, from the coding sequence ATGAcgccgcccccgcccccgccgcTCCTCCTGCTCACCCACCAcctcaccaccgccaccgccgccgtctccgCGCTCATCCTCCACCCCGCGCCCGCCTCCCGCAAGCGCAaccgcagcgacgaccccgacccCGACGACGATCCCGTCCTCGTCGTcccgcctcctcctcccgcgccgccgctgccgccgaccAGCCCGGACCACTACCCGCTGGCCTTCCGCGTCTCCGCGCCCACCTTCCACTACCTCTCGGGCCTGCTCGACCCGCtgctctcccaccccttcctcccGCCCGCGACCCTCCTCGCCCTCGCCCTCGCGCGCCTCGCCTCCGGCCTGCCCTACCCCGCGCTCGCCGACCGCTTCCGCGTCCCGCCCTCCGCGCCGCGCGCCGcctcccgccgcctccgccgcgtcCTCCTCGCCAATTTCCGCTTCTGGCTCGCCTTCCCCACCGCCCCCACCACCCCCACCCCCTCCTGCCGCGGGGCGCTCGCCTGCGCGCGATTCGCCGGTCCATCCGGCCCCCTAGCGGCGCAGCTCGTGGCCGGCGCATCCTCCCGCATCCTCTCCCTCGCCGCGGGCTTCCGCGGCGACCGCACCGATCTCGAGGTCCTCAAGCTATCCTCTCTCTACCACGAGGTGGAGCAGGGGAAGCTGCTCGACCCCGCGCAGTACCTGGCTGGGGATGGAACCGGGTACCCGCTGCTGCGCTGGCTCATGGTGCCGTTCAAGGGGCCAATGATGCCCGGCTCCCCCGAGGCGGAGTTCAACGCCGCGCACAAGGCAATGTGCCGGCCGGCGAGGCGCGCCGTAAGGAGCCTGATGGGGTGGGGGGCCGTCGCGCGCCTCCACGAGGAGGAGAGTCCGCGGGCTGCCGTCACCTGCATTGGGACCTGCGCCATGCTTCACAATGTGCTGCTGGCCAGGGATGATTTCTCTGCTTTGGCACCTGAGGAGGAGGGGGATGAGGCAGCCATTTGTTCTGGGGCAATGCAAAGCCGGAGAGATGGCTCCGCAGTGGAGCAGTTTAAGGTTGATGAGCGGGCGGTGGCGATGCGCAGCGCATTGGCGGCCACGGTGAGCGACTGGCGGACGCATACTTAG